From a single Oceanobacillus kimchii X50 genomic region:
- a CDS encoding DNA-3-methyladenine glycosylase I, whose translation MLGRCGWVTDEPIYISYHDEEWGVPVYEDDRYLFEMLSLEGAQAGLSWITILKRRENYREAFDHFYPEIVATYSDEKVESLLLNEGIIRNKRKISSVINNAHKCIEVAKEFGSFHKYIWSFVDGQPILNTWEDDKEIPAYTDLSEKMSKDMKKRGFRFVGPTICYSFMQAIGMVNDHTKQCFLYHGKNQ comes from the coding sequence ATGTTAGGACGTTGTGGTTGGGTTACCGATGAACCTATCTATATTTCTTATCATGATGAAGAATGGGGAGTTCCTGTTTATGAGGATGACCGATATTTGTTTGAAATGTTGTCTTTAGAAGGAGCTCAAGCAGGGTTAAGTTGGATAACGATACTTAAAAGACGAGAAAATTATAGAGAAGCATTTGACCATTTTTATCCGGAAATAGTAGCAACTTATTCAGACGAAAAAGTCGAGTCATTACTGTTAAACGAAGGTATTATTCGAAATAAGCGAAAGATAAGCTCAGTGATTAATAATGCGCATAAATGTATTGAAGTGGCCAAGGAATTTGGCTCTTTTCATAAATATATTTGGAGTTTTGTAGATGGGCAACCAATTTTAAACACGTGGGAAGATGATAAAGAAATTCCTGCTTATACTGATCTTTCTGAAAAAATGAGTAAAGATATGAAAAAGAGAGGGTTTCGCTTTGTAGGCCCAACCATTTGTTATTCATTTATGCAAGCTATTGGAATGGTTAATGATCATACAAAACAATGCTTTTTATACCATGGCAAAAATCAATAA
- a CDS encoding HD domain-containing protein, protein MLKEKAKNFATKAHQGQTRKNSDEAYITHPIRVAQRLELEGSSDSLVCAAYLHDVVEDTPVTIDDIQHEFGNEIAQLVAAHTEDKSKTWKERKQHTIYSIQNAPKEVKYLIIADKLDNLLELEKEYQILGEAIWANFNAGYEQQKWYNQSIVKYMYAGLDKSEVPGYFSEYENAVDRVFPQK, encoded by the coding sequence ATGTTAAAAGAGAAGGCAAAAAATTTTGCTACAAAGGCGCATCAAGGACAAACTAGAAAGAATTCTGATGAAGCTTATATCACACATCCAATCCGTGTTGCCCAAAGGCTTGAGCTAGAAGGCAGTTCGGACTCACTCGTTTGTGCAGCCTATCTACATGATGTTGTTGAAGATACTCCTGTAACAATCGATGACATTCAACATGAGTTCGGTAATGAAATCGCACAACTTGTAGCTGCTCATACAGAAGATAAATCTAAGACTTGGAAAGAAAGAAAACAACACACAATATATAGCATTCAAAACGCCCCTAAAGAAGTAAAATATTTGATTATCGCTGATAAATTAGACAATTTACTTGAACTTGAAAAAGAATATCAAATTCTAGGAGAAGCCATTTGGGCAAATTTTAATGCAGGGTATGAACAACAAAAATGGTATAATCAATCGATTGTTAAATATATGTATGCTGGATTGGATAAATCAGAAGTACCAGGTTATTTTTCAGAGTATGAAAATGCTGTCGACCGTGTATTTCCTCAAAAATAA
- a CDS encoding ABC transporter permease: MKLWILIIFTVILSFVSLFIGAIDIKVTDLLDWESDKIQTFLISRVPRLMAIILAGAGMSIAGLIMQSLSRNKFVSPTTAGTLDAAKLGILISMLFFTNVTYTQQVVFSFAFALIGTFVFMQILDRIKFKDAIFVPLIGIMYGNILSSITTFFAYEADLLQNISSWLMGSFTLVIAGRYELLYVSVPAVILAYIYANKFTVAGMGEEFAKNLGLSYKVVLNIGLVLVAIISTTVVLTVGVIPFLGLIVPNIVSLYLGDNLRKTIPHTAVMGIAFLLVCDIIGRIVVHPFEIPVNVTVAVIGSAIFLIMLFRGRAYAKK; this comes from the coding sequence ATGAAGTTATGGATATTAATTATTTTTACTGTAATCTTATCATTTGTCTCTCTTTTCATAGGAGCAATTGATATTAAGGTAACGGATTTACTAGATTGGGAGTCTGATAAGATCCAAACATTTCTCATCAGTCGAGTACCTCGTTTAATGGCAATTATATTGGCAGGAGCTGGAATGAGTATTGCCGGTTTAATTATGCAATCACTTAGCAGAAATAAATTTGTTTCACCAACTACTGCTGGTACATTAGATGCAGCTAAGCTCGGAATTTTGATATCCATGTTGTTTTTTACAAATGTTACATATACACAACAAGTGGTCTTTAGTTTCGCGTTTGCATTAATTGGAACTTTCGTCTTTATGCAAATTTTAGATCGTATTAAATTTAAAGACGCAATATTTGTTCCGTTAATTGGTATCATGTATGGGAATATTTTATCTTCTATAACAACGTTTTTTGCATATGAGGCAGACCTTCTCCAAAATATATCATCTTGGTTAATGGGGAGCTTTACATTAGTAATTGCTGGTCGATATGAATTGTTATATGTGAGCGTTCCAGCTGTCATATTAGCATATATATACGCTAATAAATTTACAGTAGCAGGTATGGGTGAAGAATTCGCAAAAAATCTAGGATTGAGTTATAAAGTTGTACTGAATATCGGGCTTGTACTTGTAGCTATTATCTCAACAACTGTTGTACTTACTGTTGGAGTTATACCGTTTTTAGGGTTAATTGTTCCAAATATTGTTTCTCTATATTTAGGAGATAACTTACGTAAAACGATTCCACATACAGCGGTAATGGGAATTGCGTTCTTACTAGTATGCGATATTATTGGGCGTATTGTGGTACATCCGTTTGAGATCCCTGTGAACGTAACTGTAGCAGTTATTGGTAGTGCGATCTTCTTAATTATGTTGTTTAGGGGGAGAGCATATGCGAAAAAATAG
- a CDS encoding iron chelate uptake ABC transporter family permease subunit yields the protein MRKNSTKLVFLAVIGLLCILFYAFYDIKGGFDYAFPRRMNRVLAMVITGIAISYATVIFQTVTRNRILTPSVMGIDSMYEVVQTLIYFFAGSMSMWVLNKYLNFGAALLAMVLFAFLLYRFLFRADKHPIYLLLLIGMIIGTFLGSFVTFLQVLIDPVEYLGLQSLLFANFSRVNVEILYIAVGILLISFILGYFMLNKLDVMSLGRENSINLGIKYDRMVMQVLILSSILIATSTALVGPITFLGLIVANLAYQFLASYKHSVLILGSSLISIIALVGGQFLVEHIFELRTTLSVIINFVGGIYFIYLLLKESRSSK from the coding sequence ATGCGAAAAAATAGTACGAAGTTGGTATTTTTAGCCGTAATAGGATTACTCTGTATTTTGTTTTATGCTTTTTATGATATTAAGGGTGGTTTTGACTATGCCTTCCCTAGAAGAATGAACCGAGTTCTTGCAATGGTAATAACAGGTATTGCTATTTCTTATGCGACAGTTATCTTTCAAACTGTTACTCGAAATCGAATTTTAACACCATCGGTAATGGGAATAGATTCCATGTATGAAGTAGTTCAAACACTGATTTATTTCTTTGCAGGTTCTATGTCGATGTGGGTCTTGAATAAGTACTTAAACTTTGGAGCAGCATTATTGGCAATGGTTCTTTTTGCATTCCTTTTATATCGCTTCTTATTCAGAGCGGATAAGCATCCAATTTATTTATTATTATTAATAGGAATGATTATAGGTACATTTTTAGGAAGTTTTGTAACGTTCCTACAAGTGCTAATTGATCCAGTCGAGTATTTAGGATTGCAATCACTATTATTTGCTAATTTTTCTAGAGTAAATGTTGAAATTTTATATATTGCTGTAGGGATCCTGCTAATTTCATTTATATTAGGCTATTTTATGTTAAATAAACTAGATGTAATGTCGCTAGGTCGAGAAAATTCAATTAATCTAGGTATTAAATATGATCGAATGGTAATGCAAGTACTAATTTTATCATCTATACTAATTGCTACTTCTACTGCTTTAGTAGGACCAATTACATTTTTAGGGTTAATTGTAGCGAATTTAGCTTATCAATTTTTAGCCTCCTACAAACACTCTGTTTTAATTTTGGGATCTAGTTTAATTAGTATAATTGCACTGGTAGGTGGTCAATTTCTTGTTGAGCATATTTTTGAATTGCGAACGACGTTAAGTGTAATTATTAACTTTGTTGGTGGGATTTACTTTATTTACTTATTATTAAAAGAAAGTAGGTCGTCAAAATGA
- a CDS encoding methyl-accepting chemotaxis protein, with protein MKFFKNKKIKPKDNIKKKKSSPFSFIKWKNNKETSKRKFSINIKAFNNLSIGNKYLLSFLVVIFFTFSAWFFVNQEVKQSKEDTEAVYTYSEQVSTLNQLSLAIQGKDIQIADYLLTSNNLYVDRFNEYKSQVDQLIIEVEEFLKTEDEYFKISQLKRSDDTINSTFEEKVIPSIENNDNIMANTLRETTYRFRTSNVDIINELISEKEQAQTKASEAAENSMDRISSTLTMANLITIAIGVTIFSIVSVQISRNLKQVVQITSKVAAGDLTATHMKYNGKDEIGQLSASVNQMKDNMKAILTKVSSASSSVLERSDHLTQAATEVKEGNSQVAATMEELSAGAETQANGASDLSEKMSGFVEVVNKSRENGDEITSTTEKMLEQTNQGTALMRNSMKQMHRIDEIVKVSVDKVKGLDQQSRDISNLISVIKDISEQTNLLALNAAIEAARAGEHGRGFAVVADEVRKLSEQVSNSVGEITTIVSNIQDGTKEVVSSLNNGYKEVQEGTTQIESTGDNFKTIQHGVNDMVSKIEHITSDLLNIVENSTNMNQLIEEIASTSEESAAGVEQASAAAQQTSSSMEEVAGSANSLAELAIDLNNQLQVFKLK; from the coding sequence ATGAAATTTTTTAAGAACAAAAAGATTAAACCTAAAGATAATATAAAAAAGAAAAAATCATCTCCATTTTCATTCATAAAATGGAAAAATAATAAAGAAACATCAAAGCGGAAGTTTTCCATTAATATAAAAGCCTTTAATAATTTAAGTATAGGAAACAAATATTTATTATCATTTTTAGTTGTTATCTTTTTCACTTTCAGTGCTTGGTTTTTTGTGAATCAAGAAGTTAAACAATCTAAAGAAGACACTGAAGCAGTGTATACATATAGCGAACAGGTAAGTACACTCAATCAACTATCACTAGCAATTCAAGGTAAAGATATACAAATTGCAGACTACCTACTAACGAGCAATAATTTATATGTTGATAGATTTAATGAATATAAGAGTCAAGTAGATCAACTAATAATTGAAGTCGAAGAGTTTTTAAAAACGGAAGATGAATATTTTAAAATAAGTCAGTTAAAACGGTCTGATGATACAATCAACAGTACATTTGAAGAAAAGGTAATTCCATCAATAGAGAACAATGATAATATAATGGCAAATACACTAAGAGAAACAACTTATCGTTTCCGTACAAGCAATGTTGATATAATTAATGAATTGATATCAGAAAAAGAACAAGCTCAAACTAAGGCTTCAGAAGCTGCAGAAAATAGTATGGATCGAATTTCATCAACACTAACAATGGCAAACTTAATCACCATCGCTATAGGAGTAACTATCTTTAGTATAGTTAGTGTTCAAATTTCCAGAAATCTGAAACAAGTTGTACAAATCACATCTAAAGTTGCAGCTGGGGATTTAACCGCAACCCATATGAAATATAACGGTAAAGATGAAATTGGCCAATTAAGTGCTTCTGTGAATCAAATGAAAGATAATATGAAAGCTATTCTAACGAAGGTATCTTCAGCAAGTAGTTCCGTATTAGAACGAAGCGATCATCTTACCCAAGCTGCAACGGAAGTAAAAGAAGGTAATTCACAAGTAGCAGCTACAATGGAAGAATTATCAGCCGGTGCAGAAACACAAGCCAATGGTGCTTCAGACTTATCCGAAAAAATGTCAGGCTTTGTAGAGGTAGTAAACAAGTCTCGTGAAAATGGAGATGAAATTACAAGTACAACAGAAAAGATGTTAGAACAAACGAATCAAGGAACTGCTTTAATGCGAAATTCTATGAAGCAAATGCATCGAATCGATGAAATTGTTAAAGTTTCTGTAGACAAAGTAAAAGGTCTAGATCAACAATCAAGAGATATATCGAATCTGATATCCGTTATTAAAGATATCTCTGAACAAACGAACTTGCTAGCTTTAAATGCTGCCATAGAAGCTGCAAGAGCCGGTGAACATGGACGTGGATTTGCAGTTGTAGCAGATGAAGTTCGAAAACTATCTGAACAAGTATCTAATTCTGTTGGTGAAATCACCACTATTGTTTCCAATATCCAAGATGGAACGAAAGAAGTTGTTAGTTCCCTTAATAATGGTTACAAAGAAGTTCAAGAAGGAACAACCCAAATCGAATCAACTGGAGATAACTTTAAAACAATTCAACATGGCGTTAATGATATGGTAAGTAAAATTGAACATATTACATCAGATTTATTAAATATCGTTGAAAATAGTACCAATATGAATCAACTTATTGAAGAAATCGCCTCGACTTCAGAAGAGTCTGCTGCTGGTGTGGAACAAGCATCTGCTGCTGCTCAACAGACTTCTAGCTCAATGGAAGAAGTGGCAGGCAGTGCCAACAGTCTAGCAGAACTTGCAATTGATTTAAATAATCAATTACAAGTATTTAAACTCAAATAA
- a CDS encoding aldo/keto reductase gives MEYVTLNNGLKMPQLGFGVWKVPNEEVVSPVEHALKVGYRSLDTAKVYGNEVGVGEAISNSGIPREEMFITTKVWNSDHGYENTLKAFDASLEKLGLDYVDLYLIHWPTPNFDQYVETYKALETLYKDGKVKAIGVCNFDIEHLERILNECEVVPVLNQVECHPYLQQKELRGFCEKHNIYVESYSPLMNGKDVLQSEELQNLAGRKGKTVAQTILRWHLQSGMIVIPKSVTPNRIEENLDVFDFELTDAEMQEINELDRNVRSGALPSEMNVR, from the coding sequence ATGGAGTATGTAACTTTAAATAATGGTTTAAAAATGCCACAACTAGGTTTTGGGGTTTGGAAAGTACCCAATGAAGAAGTTGTTTCACCAGTAGAACACGCTTTAAAAGTCGGATATCGATCACTTGATACAGCAAAAGTATATGGAAATGAAGTTGGAGTAGGAGAAGCCATATCTAATAGTGGGATACCACGTGAAGAAATGTTTATAACTACAAAAGTGTGGAATAGTGATCATGGCTATGAAAATACATTAAAAGCGTTTGATGCTAGTTTAGAAAAATTAGGTTTAGACTATGTCGATCTATACTTGATCCATTGGCCAACTCCAAACTTTGACCAATATGTAGAAACATATAAAGCTTTAGAAACGTTATATAAAGATGGAAAAGTTAAAGCAATTGGTGTATGCAATTTTGATATTGAGCACTTAGAAAGAATTCTTAATGAATGCGAAGTAGTGCCGGTACTTAATCAAGTAGAATGTCACCCGTATTTACAACAAAAAGAGCTCCGAGGTTTTTGTGAGAAACACAATATCTATGTAGAGTCATATAGTCCATTAATGAATGGGAAAGATGTGCTTCAAAGTGAAGAACTACAAAATTTAGCAGGAAGAAAAGGAAAAACGGTTGCCCAAACGATTCTCCGTTGGCACTTGCAATCTGGAATGATTGTTATTCCTAAATCCGTTACACCTAATCGCATTGAAGAAAATCTAGATGTATTTGATTTTGAACTAACGGATGCTGAAATGCAGGAGATTAATGAATTGGATAGGAATGTAAGAAGTGGTGCACTACCAAGTGAAATGAATGTGAGATAA
- the fni gene encoding type 2 isopentenyl-diphosphate Delta-isomerase, with protein MEKGINQRKTEHIRLCLTGDVEGVNKSTGLEGINFIHNALPEIDFADISLDSNFLGKQLKAPFLVSSMTGGSELATTINQNLAIAAEEKGWALAIGSTRAFLESDQHKDSFLIRNQAPTAPLIVNIGAVQLNYGYGPEECQRIIDKTNADSIVLHLNSLQEAVQDGGDLNFKDLLPKIEQVCKQVNAPVGVKEVGFGIDGEVARRLYDAGISYIDVAGAGGTSWSQVEKLRSKDPLNKAAAEAFNSWGNPTKDCLVSVRGELPEVPLIASGGMKTGLDAAKAITIGADIVGFARHLLKAAMETPEDVIQTMEQLELELKMTMFGIGSVNLEELKNTSRVTIMGQSLMDK; from the coding sequence ATGGAAAAAGGAATTAACCAACGTAAGACAGAGCATATACGCCTTTGCCTTACTGGAGATGTAGAAGGAGTAAATAAATCTACAGGATTAGAGGGCATTAACTTTATACATAACGCATTACCAGAGATTGATTTTGCAGACATTTCTTTGGATTCAAATTTCTTAGGGAAACAATTAAAAGCGCCGTTCTTGGTAAGTTCGATGACTGGTGGATCGGAACTAGCGACAACTATTAATCAGAATCTTGCTATTGCTGCAGAAGAGAAAGGATGGGCATTAGCAATTGGTTCAACAAGGGCTTTCTTAGAAAGTGATCAACATAAAGATTCATTTCTAATCAGAAATCAAGCGCCTACTGCACCATTAATTGTTAATATTGGAGCTGTTCAATTAAATTACGGCTATGGTCCAGAAGAGTGTCAAAGAATTATTGATAAAACCAATGCAGATTCTATTGTTCTTCATCTAAATAGTCTACAAGAAGCGGTTCAAGATGGAGGGGACCTTAATTTTAAAGATTTACTACCAAAAATAGAGCAAGTCTGTAAACAAGTAAATGCTCCAGTGGGAGTTAAAGAAGTAGGTTTTGGTATTGACGGTGAAGTAGCAAGACGCTTGTATGATGCAGGTATTTCCTACATTGATGTAGCAGGTGCTGGAGGTACATCTTGGAGTCAGGTGGAAAAATTACGTTCCAAAGATCCATTAAATAAAGCAGCTGCAGAAGCATTCAATAGCTGGGGAAATCCAACAAAGGATTGTCTTGTTTCTGTTCGTGGAGAATTACCTGAAGTACCATTAATCGCAAGTGGAGGAATGAAAACAGGTTTGGATGCAGCGAAAGCAATTACGATTGGAGCTGATATCGTAGGCTTTGCAAGACATTTATTGAAAGCTGCAATGGAAACACCAGAAGATGTTATCCAAACAATGGAACAGCTAGAGTTAGAACTGAAAATGACGATGTTTGGAATTGGGTCTGTTAATTTAGAAGAATTAAAAAATACTTCACGAGTAACTATTATGGGACAATCATTAATGGATAAGTAA
- a CDS encoding ABC transporter ATP-binding protein: MIEMKALTKKFAKKKVVDDVSVTIKPGTITSFIGPNGAGKSTLLSMVSRLLDSDSGEVLLDKNEVNKWKSNEFAKRVAILRQANFINVKLTVRELVSFGRYPYSKGRLTNEDQQYVDQAIQYMNLAEMEDQFLDELSGGQKQRAFIAMVIAQDTDYILLDEPLNNLDMKHSVQIMKILRKLVDELGRTVVIVLHDINFASVYSDQIVALKDGKLVKNGPTNEIINSTALREIYDMDIPIQEQNGCRICVYFNSHTEVN, from the coding sequence ATGATAGAAATGAAAGCTTTGACTAAGAAATTCGCAAAAAAGAAAGTTGTTGATGATGTATCGGTAACGATAAAACCAGGGACAATTACATCTTTCATAGGACCGAATGGAGCTGGTAAATCTACATTATTGTCCATGGTTAGTAGATTACTGGACTCTGATTCAGGGGAAGTGTTATTGGATAAAAATGAAGTCAACAAATGGAAGTCCAATGAATTTGCGAAAAGAGTAGCTATATTACGGCAAGCAAATTTTATTAATGTAAAGCTTACTGTACGTGAGTTAGTATCATTTGGACGTTATCCATACTCGAAAGGCCGTTTAACGAATGAAGATCAACAATATGTTGATCAAGCGATTCAATATATGAATCTGGCAGAGATGGAAGATCAGTTTTTAGACGAATTATCTGGCGGACAAAAACAAAGAGCTTTTATTGCCATGGTTATAGCACAAGACACGGACTATATTCTTCTTGATGAACCATTAAATAATTTAGATATGAAGCATTCTGTACAAATTATGAAGATCTTACGTAAACTTGTTGATGAATTGGGTAGAACGGTAGTCATCGTTTTACATGATATTAACTTTGCATCTGTATACTCTGATCAAATTGTTGCGTTGAAGGATGGAAAGCTTGTAAAAAATGGACCAACCAATGAAATAATTAACTCTACTGCCTTAAGAGAAATTTATGATATGGATATACCTATTCAAGAACAAAATGGATGTCGTATTTGTGTTTACTTTAATTCACATACAGAAGTAAATTAG
- a CDS encoding sulfurtransferase, which yields MKNLISVQRLMRRFSQNHIVIVDVRFNLKDPDAGRKAYLKEHIPGAIYMDLNKDLSGKAGKHGGSHPLPDWDLFTNKLGQIGVTNETTVVVYDQGNDMFAPRFWWLMDYVGHDKVYILEGGLDQWKEEGGAVTTEVPSLNPVTYQPKLKQNRTVDMKEVRDKISNGNTILIDSRSYSRYLGDEEPLYRRAGHIPGAVNYFWKDVLTKDGRRWKDKEQLETLFANLSKDDEIIVSCGSGVSACPNILALETAGFHNVKLYPGSFSDWISYDDNDVKVGEEAP from the coding sequence ATGAAAAATTTAATTAGTGTACAGCGGTTGATGCGTAGATTTTCGCAAAATCATATTGTAATTGTGGATGTACGATTTAATTTAAAAGATCCCGATGCTGGACGTAAAGCGTATTTGAAAGAGCATATACCTGGTGCAATTTATATGGACTTAAATAAGGATTTATCTGGAAAGGCAGGTAAACACGGAGGTAGCCACCCTCTACCAGATTGGGATTTATTTACAAATAAACTAGGGCAAATAGGGGTAACGAATGAAACAACGGTTGTAGTCTATGACCAAGGAAATGACATGTTTGCACCTCGATTCTGGTGGTTAATGGATTATGTAGGGCATGATAAAGTTTATATTCTAGAAGGTGGATTAGATCAATGGAAAGAAGAAGGAGGAGCGGTAACAACAGAAGTTCCCTCTTTAAATCCAGTCACTTACCAGCCTAAATTAAAACAAAATCGTACAGTCGATATGAAGGAAGTGCGCGATAAGATTTCTAATGGCAACACGATATTAATCGACTCACGTTCTTATTCAAGATATTTAGGAGATGAGGAACCATTGTACCGAAGAGCAGGACATATACCTGGAGCGGTTAATTATTTTTGGAAAGATGTTCTTACGAAAGATGGTAGAAGGTGGAAAGATAAAGAGCAGTTAGAAACCTTATTTGCTAATCTTTCAAAAGACGATGAAATTATTGTGTCTTGTGGCTCTGGAGTATCTGCTTGTCCAAACATACTTGCGTTAGAGACAGCAGGATTTCATAATGTGAAACTGTACCCTGGTAGTTTTAGTGATTGGATATCTTATGATGATAACGATGTGAAAGTAGGAGAGGAGGCCCCGTAA
- a CDS encoding DUF2188 domain-containing protein: MVWTMQDYPSSMKNLDKVTRKKAIDIANSMIDDGYKEGQAIPIAIEQAKNWKQNASQSEIDTYHDQGSPTKRSEEGKQSTSNPERLEEGEEVYKHEDGWAVASVGSDIASEVLSTKEEAVARAVEIARKKATSLTIYKEDGSKEEQRSYADQ, encoded by the coding sequence ATGGTGTGGACAATGCAAGATTATCCAAGTTCAATGAAGAATCTTGATAAAGTTACAAGAAAAAAAGCGATTGATATTGCAAATTCCATGATTGATGATGGTTACAAAGAAGGGCAAGCAATTCCAATAGCAATTGAACAAGCAAAAAATTGGAAGCAAAATGCATCACAAAGCGAAATAGATACGTATCATGATCAAGGTAGTCCGACTAAACGATCGGAAGAAGGAAAACAATCGACAAGTAATCCAGAGCGATTAGAAGAAGGCGAAGAAGTTTATAAGCATGAAGATGGTTGGGCAGTTGCATCCGTTGGTTCTGATATAGCAAGTGAAGTATTATCGACAAAAGAAGAAGCCGTAGCAAGAGCAGTAGAAATTGCACGTAAGAAAGCAACTTCACTAACCATCTATAAAGAAGATGGCTCTAAAGAAGAACAGCGTTCATACGCTGACCAATGA